Proteins from one Bacteroides zhangwenhongii genomic window:
- the folK gene encoding 2-amino-4-hydroxy-6-hydroxymethyldihydropteridine diphosphokinase: protein MAKVYVGLGTNLGDKEQNLKVAVQKIEEQIGKVVSLSAFYITAPWGFTSENSFLNAAACVETELSPLDVLQKTQSIERELGRTKKSVNGAYSDRLIDIDLLLYEDLILSAVTPSGAELNLPHPLMTERDFVMKPLVEIAPELVHPVLGKTMRELISSFSPQ, encoded by the coding sequence ATGGCGAAAGTGTATGTAGGACTCGGCACTAACTTGGGAGATAAAGAACAGAATCTTAAGGTTGCCGTGCAAAAAATAGAAGAGCAGATAGGGAAAGTCGTTTCCCTGTCTGCTTTTTACATAACTGCCCCTTGGGGCTTTACCTCTGAGAATAGTTTCCTGAATGCGGCGGCTTGTGTGGAAACGGAACTGTCTCCTTTGGATGTGTTGCAGAAAACGCAGTCGATTGAACGCGAATTGGGACGCACGAAGAAGTCGGTCAATGGCGCTTATAGCGACCGCCTGATTGATATTGACCTGTTGCTTTATGAGGATCTGATTCTCTCTGCAGTCACTCCGTCCGGGGCGGAATTGAATCTCCCCCACCCGCTGATGACGGAACGTGACTTCGTGATGAAACCGTTGGTGGAAATAGCTCCGGAACTGGTACATCCGGTATTGGGGAAGACGATGCGGGAACTTATTTCTTCTTTTTCTCCGCAATAA
- the queA gene encoding tRNA preQ1(34) S-adenosylmethionine ribosyltransferase-isomerase QueA encodes MKLSQFKFKLPEDKIALHPTKYRDESRLMVLHRNTGKIEHKMFKEVLEYFDDKDVFIFNDTKVFPARLYGNKEKTGARIEVFLLRELNEELRLWDVLVDPARKIRIGNKLYFGPDDSMVAEVIDNTTSRGRTLRFLYDGPHDEFKKALYELGETPLPHTIINRPVEPEDAERFQSIFAKNEGAVTAPTASLHFSRELMKRLEIKGVDFAYITLHAGLGNFRDIDVEDLTKHKMDSEQMFVDEAAVKTVNRAKDNGKNVCAVGTTVMRAIESAVSTDGHLKEFEGWTNKFIFPPYEFTVANSMISNFHMPLSTLLMIVAAFGGYEQVMDAYHVALKEGYRFGTYGDAMLILDK; translated from the coding sequence ATGAAATTATCACAATTCAAATTTAAGTTACCCGAAGACAAGATCGCGTTGCACCCGACGAAGTATAGGGATGAATCGCGTTTGATGGTATTGCATCGTAATACAGGTAAGATTGAGCACAAGATGTTCAAGGAAGTTCTGGAGTATTTTGATGATAAGGATGTGTTTATATTCAACGATACAAAGGTATTTCCGGCTCGTTTGTATGGTAACAAGGAGAAGACTGGTGCCCGTATCGAAGTGTTCTTGTTGCGTGAGTTGAATGAGGAACTACGCCTGTGGGACGTGTTGGTGGATCCGGCCCGTAAAATCCGTATCGGTAATAAGCTGTATTTCGGACCGGACGATTCGATGGTGGCTGAGGTGATTGACAATACTACTTCGCGTGGCCGTACGCTCCGTTTCCTTTATGACGGACCTCATGACGAGTTCAAGAAAGCTTTATATGAATTGGGCGAGACTCCCCTGCCCCATACGATTATCAACCGTCCGGTAGAGCCGGAAGATGCGGAGCGTTTCCAGTCTATCTTTGCGAAGAACGAAGGTGCGGTGACTGCCCCGACTGCCAGCCTGCATTTCAGCCGTGAGTTGATGAAGCGTTTGGAGATCAAAGGAGTGGACTTTGCTTACATCACTCTGCACGCCGGTTTGGGCAACTTCCGCGATATCGATGTGGAAGACCTAACAAAGCATAAGATGGATTCGGAACAGATGTTTGTGGATGAAGCGGCTGTGAAGACTGTCAACCGTGCGAAAGATAATGGAAAGAATGTGTGTGCGGTAGGTACGACAGTGATGCGCGCGATTGAAAGTGCGGTCAGCACGGACGGACATCTGAAGGAATTTGAGGGTTGGACTAATAAGTTTATCTTCCCTCCGTATGAATTCACCGTAGCCAATTCAATGATTTCCAACTTCCATATGCCGCTTTCTACCTTGCTGATGATTGTAGCTGCCTTTGGCGGTTATGAACAGGTGATGGATGCTTATCATGTAGCGCTGAAAGAAGGTTACCGCTTCGGTACGTATGGAGATGCAATGCTGATTCTGGATAAATAA
- the truB gene encoding tRNA pseudouridine(55) synthase TruB — translation MNFKKGEVLFFNKPLGWTSFKVVGHARYHICRRIGVKKLKVGHAGTLDPLATGVMIVCTGKATKRIEEFQYHTKEYIATLRLGATTPSYDLEHEIDATYPTGHITREMVEEVLTHFIGTIEQVPPAFSACMVDGKRAYELARKGEEVELKAKQLVIDEIELLECCLETPEPMIRIRVVCSKGTYIRALARDIGEALHSGAHLTGLIRTRVGDVRLEDCLDPEHFKEWIDRQEIENEEENN, via the coding sequence ATGAATTTTAAAAAAGGAGAAGTACTGTTTTTTAATAAACCTCTCGGGTGGACTTCATTTAAAGTAGTGGGACATGCCCGCTATCATATCTGTCGCCGGATAGGAGTGAAAAAACTGAAAGTCGGGCACGCCGGTACGCTGGATCCTCTTGCAACGGGGGTGATGATAGTATGTACGGGTAAGGCCACGAAGAGGATAGAAGAGTTTCAATATCATACGAAGGAGTATATCGCCACGCTCCGGCTGGGGGCTACTACGCCGTCGTACGATCTGGAACACGAGATAGATGCCACCTACCCTACCGGACATATCACGCGGGAGATGGTGGAAGAAGTGTTGACACATTTTATAGGTACGATAGAACAGGTTCCCCCTGCCTTCTCCGCCTGCATGGTGGATGGAAAACGTGCTTATGAGTTGGCACGGAAAGGCGAGGAAGTCGAACTAAAGGCGAAGCAGCTTGTTATCGACGAGATTGAATTGCTGGAATGCTGTCTGGAGACACCGGAGCCGATGATTCGGATTCGTGTGGTATGCAGCAAGGGAACGTATATCCGTGCGTTGGCACGCGACATTGGCGAAGCACTCCACAGCGGAGCGCATCTGACGGGATTGATTCGTACACGTGTGGGCGATGTCCGTCTGGAAGACTGTCTGGACCCTGAACACTTTAAAGAGTGGATAGACCGGCAGGAAATAGAAAATGAGGAAGAAAATAATTAA
- a CDS encoding cell division protein FtsX: MGNKNKYKSGSIFDMQFITSSISTTLVLLLLGLVVFFVLTAHNLSVYVRENISFSILISDDMKEADILKLQKKLNGESFVKESEYISKKQALKEQTEAMGTDPEEFLGYNPFTASIEIKLHSEYANSDSIAKIEKKIKRNTNIQDVLYRKELIDAVNDNIRNISLVLLALAVVLTFISFALINNTIRLAIYSKRFLIHTMKLVGASWGFIRGPFLRKNVWSGVLAAVVADTVLMGTAYWAVTYEPELLQVITPEVMLIVCASVLVFGIVITWLCAYVSINKYLRMRANSLYYI; encoded by the coding sequence ATGGGAAATAAAAACAAGTATAAGTCAGGTTCGATTTTCGACATGCAGTTCATTACGTCGAGTATCAGTACGACACTGGTGTTGCTGTTGCTGGGACTGGTCGTCTTTTTCGTGTTGACGGCACACAATCTTTCCGTCTATGTTCGTGAGAATATCAGTTTCTCTATTCTTATCAGTGACGATATGAAGGAGGCCGACATACTGAAACTTCAGAAGAAGCTGAACGGCGAATCTTTCGTGAAAGAGTCCGAATACATCTCTAAGAAGCAGGCTTTGAAAGAGCAGACGGAGGCGATGGGTACTGACCCCGAAGAGTTTCTGGGTTATAATCCTTTCACCGCTTCTATCGAAATCAAGCTCCATTCCGAGTATGCGAATTCCGACAGTATCGCGAAGATAGAGAAGAAAATCAAGAGGAATACCAACATACAGGATGTGCTCTATCGGAAGGAGCTGATTGACGCAGTGAATGACAATATACGGAATATCAGCCTGGTGCTGCTGGCGTTGGCAGTAGTGCTCACCTTTATTTCTTTTGCATTGATAAACAATACGATAAGGCTGGCCATTTACTCCAAGCGGTTCCTCATTCACACCATGAAACTGGTAGGTGCGAGTTGGGGATTTATTCGTGGCCCATTCCTCCGGAAGAATGTGTGGAGCGGAGTGTTGGCGGCGGTTGTGGCAGATACGGTATTGATGGGAACTGCTTATTGGGCGGTGACATACGAGCCGGAGCTGCTCCAGGTCATCACGCCCGAGGTGATGTTGATTGTATGTGCAAGCGTATTGGTGTTTGGAATTGTGATTACATGGCTCTGCGCCTATGTGTCAATCAATAAATATCTGAGAATGAGGGCGAACAGCCTGTACTATATTTAG
- a CDS encoding undecaprenyl-diphosphate phosphatase — protein MGDLTTFETIIIAIVEGLTEFLPVSSTGHMIITQNILGVESTEFVKAFTVIIQFGAILSVVCLYWKRFFRLNNTPVPAGTSWLKRLLHRFDFYWKLLVAFIPAAILGFLFSDKIDELLESVTVVAVMLVIGGVFMLFCDRIFTKGSEDTVLTEKKAFNIGLFQCIAMIPGVSRSMATIVGGMAQKLTRKEAAEFSFFLAVPTMFAATGYKVLKLFLDGGTEVLMNNMPALIIGNVVAFIVALLAIKFFINFVTKYGFKAFGWYRIIVGGAILVMLLMGYNLQIG, from the coding sequence ATGGGGGATCTGACTACATTTGAAACAATTATCATCGCTATTGTGGAGGGATTGACGGAGTTTCTTCCGGTTTCTTCTACGGGACACATGATTATAACACAAAACATACTGGGAGTAGAGAGTACGGAATTCGTGAAGGCTTTCACAGTTATTATTCAGTTTGGCGCGATTCTTTCGGTTGTCTGCCTTTATTGGAAACGGTTCTTCCGGTTGAACAACACTCCGGTGCCTGCCGGTACTTCCTGGCTGAAGCGTTTGCTGCATCGGTTCGATTTCTATTGGAAGCTGTTGGTCGCTTTTATCCCTGCGGCTATATTGGGCTTCTTATTCAGTGATAAGATAGATGAATTGTTGGAGAGTGTGACGGTGGTGGCCGTTATGCTGGTGATTGGCGGAGTGTTCATGTTGTTTTGCGACAGAATATTCACGAAAGGAAGTGAAGATACGGTGCTGACAGAGAAGAAAGCATTCAATATCGGCTTGTTTCAGTGTATTGCCATGATACCGGGCGTTTCGCGTTCGATGGCTACCATTGTGGGCGGTATGGCGCAGAAACTGACACGTAAGGAAGCAGCCGAGTTTTCGTTTTTCCTGGCGGTGCCGACGATGTTTGCGGCAACCGGATATAAGGTGCTGAAACTCTTTCTGGATGGAGGGACTGAAGTACTGATGAATAATATGCCGGCACTTATCATTGGTAATGTAGTGGCTTTTATCGTCGCTTTGCTTGCTATAAAGTTCTTTATAAACTTCGTGACCAAATATGGCTTTAAGGCATTCGGCTGGTACCGGATTATCGTGGGTGGAGCTATTCTGGTGATGTTGTTGATGGGATATAATCTGCAAATAGGCTGA
- a CDS encoding DUF3098 domain-containing protein: MSDKQKFAFDKVNFILLAIGMAIVIIGFLLMAGPSSSETAFEPDIFSVRRIKIAPAVCLFGFLSMIYAVLRKPKTQKTEK, encoded by the coding sequence ATGTCTGACAAGCAGAAATTTGCCTTTGATAAAGTGAACTTTATCTTGCTAGCAATAGGAATGGCGATTGTTATCATCGGGTTCCTGCTGATGGCGGGACCTTCGTCGTCCGAAACAGCCTTTGAACCGGATATTTTCAGTGTACGTAGAATAAAAATAGCGCCTGCTGTTTGCCTGTTTGGCTTCTTGTCTATGATATACGCTGTGTTACGCAAACCTAAAACTCAAAAGACAGAGAAATAA
- a CDS encoding ferrichrome ABC transporter substrate-binding protein has product MEDFLKFLLIAGVILVGIFKEVNKNKKPGKRPVSPMPSSDEIKPDAVPMPEAWSNPKRKKKREEISVAASIANSAAQDKRNIRQNSQYNAPDESSPGNEQDFAIRSAEEARRAIIWGEILQRKY; this is encoded by the coding sequence ATGGAAGATTTCTTAAAATTTCTCTTGATAGCAGGCGTCATTCTTGTGGGAATATTTAAAGAGGTGAATAAGAATAAAAAGCCCGGCAAACGCCCCGTTTCCCCTATGCCATCGTCCGACGAAATAAAACCGGACGCAGTTCCTATGCCCGAAGCGTGGAGTAACCCCAAACGGAAAAAGAAACGGGAAGAAATATCCGTAGCCGCCTCCATAGCGAACAGCGCCGCACAAGACAAACGCAATATCCGGCAAAACTCCCAATACAACGCTCCCGACGAGTCGTCGCCCGGCAACGAACAGGATTTCGCAATCCGCTCGGCGGAAGAAGCCCGACGCGCCATTATTTGGGGAGAAATTCTTCAACGAAAATATTAA
- the dacB gene encoding D-alanyl-D-alanine carboxypeptidase/D-alanyl-D-alanine endopeptidase, which produces MKNIILSVLFSFCFLPLWGQKDFSQIDSLIKQLLPESSEVGISVYDLTAKKPLYDYRAEKLSRPASTMKLLTAITALSRPEADEPFRTEVWHDGVIEHDTLQGNLYVVGGFDPEFDSQAMDSLVKKVISYPFSVINGQVYGDISMKDSLYWGHGWAWDDTPAGYQPYLSPLMFCKGTVRISVVPSTVQGDTASVSCQPVSSYYTLTNRTRTRASSAGKFSFTRDWLTSGNNLTVSGNVASIRKDDINIYDSPRFFMHTFLERLRGEGIAVPPSYDFAELPRDSVKVEQMACWNTSVQKVLNQLMKESDNLNAEALLCRLGAQATGKKQVAAEDGIVEIMKLIRRLGHDPKDYKIADGCGLSNYNYLSPALLVDFLKYAYSRTDIFQKLYKSLPVGGVDGTLKNRMKSAPVFRNVHAKTGSFTAINTLAGYLRMKNGHEVAFAIMNQNVLSAAKARAFQDKVCAFLSL; this is translated from the coding sequence ATGAAGAATATTATTTTATCAGTTCTTTTTTCTTTCTGTTTTCTTCCCCTATGGGGACAAAAGGACTTCTCCCAAATAGATTCGCTTATCAAGCAACTGCTTCCCGAATCATCCGAAGTCGGCATATCCGTCTACGACCTGACGGCTAAGAAACCACTTTATGACTATCGTGCGGAGAAGCTGTCTCGTCCCGCCTCTACCATGAAACTGCTGACTGCCATTACCGCCCTCTCCCGTCCCGAAGCCGATGAGCCTTTCCGTACGGAAGTGTGGCACGACGGAGTGATAGAACATGATACATTGCAGGGAAACCTGTATGTGGTGGGTGGGTTCGATCCGGAGTTTGACAGCCAGGCAATGGATTCGTTGGTTAAGAAAGTGATCAGTTACCCGTTTTCTGTGATTAACGGGCAAGTGTATGGGGATATTTCGATGAAAGATTCCCTTTACTGGGGGCATGGATGGGCATGGGATGATACTCCGGCAGGTTATCAGCCCTATCTCTCTCCGTTGATGTTCTGCAAGGGAACGGTGCGGATATCGGTAGTTCCCTCTACCGTGCAGGGGGATACGGCAAGCGTCTCCTGCCAGCCCGTGTCTTCTTATTATACTTTGACAAACCGGACGAGAACACGCGCTTCCTCCGCCGGAAAGTTCTCTTTTACCAGAGATTGGCTGACGAGCGGGAATAATCTAACTGTTTCGGGCAATGTCGCTTCGATCAGAAAAGATGATATCAATATTTATGACTCTCCCCGTTTTTTCATGCACACCTTTCTTGAACGTCTTCGGGGAGAAGGAATCGCCGTTCCTCCGTCGTATGATTTCGCCGAGTTGCCCCGTGACAGCGTGAAAGTGGAGCAGATGGCGTGCTGGAATACTTCCGTGCAGAAAGTGTTGAACCAGTTGATGAAAGAGAGTGATAACCTGAATGCGGAAGCCTTGCTTTGCCGTTTGGGCGCGCAGGCTACGGGAAAGAAACAGGTGGCGGCCGAAGACGGGATTGTCGAGATTATGAAACTCATCCGTCGGCTGGGGCACGACCCGAAAGACTATAAGATTGCGGATGGCTGTGGACTGTCCAATTATAACTACCTCTCTCCCGCCCTATTGGTCGATTTCTTGAAATATGCCTATTCGCGGACGGATATTTTTCAGAAGTTATACAAGTCTCTTCCCGTTGGCGGGGTAGACGGTACGTTAAAAAACAGAATGAAGAGTGCGCCTGTATTTCGGAACGTTCATGCCAAGACAGGATCGTTTACAGCGATAAATACGCTTGCGGGCTATCTGCGTATGAAGAACGGGCACGAAGTGGCATTCGCCATCATGAACCAGAATGTACTTTCGGCTGCTAAGGCAAGAGCTTTTCAGGATAAAGTCTGCGCTTTCCTCTCTTTATAA
- the miaB gene encoding tRNA (N6-isopentenyl adenosine(37)-C2)-methylthiotransferase MiaB — protein MNELTGADFKSATADDSKKLFIETYGCQMNVADSEVIASVMQMAGYSVAETLEEADAVFMNTCSIRDNAEQKILNRLEFFHSLKKKKKHLIVGVLGCMAERVKDDLITNHHVDLVVGPDAYLTLPDLIAAVEAGEKAINVELSTTETYRDVIPSRICGNHISGFVSIMRGCNNFCTYCIVPYTRGRERSRDVESILNEVADLVAKGYKEVTLLGQNVNSYRFEKPTGETVTFPMLLRTVAEAAPGVRIRFTTSHPKDMSDETLEVIAQVPNVCKHIHLPVQSGSSRILKLMNRKYTREWYLDRVAAIKRIIPDCGLTTDIFSGFHSETEEDHAMSLSLMEECGYDAAFMFKYSERPGTYASKHLEDNVPEEVKVRRLNEIIALQNRLSAESNQRCIGKTYEVLVEGVSKRSRDQLFGRTEQNRVVVFDRGTHRVGDFVNVRITEASSATLKGVCCNADLS, from the coding sequence ATGAACGAATTAACGGGAGCGGACTTTAAATCCGCAACTGCTGATGACAGCAAAAAGCTGTTTATCGAGACTTACGGCTGCCAGATGAATGTGGCCGACAGCGAGGTGATTGCCTCAGTGATGCAAATGGCCGGTTACTCTGTGGCGGAAACGCTTGAGGAGGCCGATGCCGTGTTTATGAACACTTGTTCTATCCGTGACAATGCGGAGCAGAAAATCCTGAACCGTCTGGAGTTCTTCCATTCGTTGAAGAAAAAGAAAAAACACTTGATTGTGGGCGTACTGGGATGTATGGCCGAGCGGGTGAAGGACGATCTGATAACGAATCATCACGTAGACCTCGTGGTGGGGCCGGACGCTTATCTGACATTGCCCGATCTGATTGCCGCCGTAGAAGCCGGAGAGAAGGCGATCAATGTGGAACTTTCCACTACCGAGACTTATCGGGATGTGATTCCGTCGCGTATCTGCGGCAACCATATTTCCGGATTCGTGTCCATCATGCGCGGTTGCAACAACTTCTGTACCTACTGTATCGTGCCCTATACTCGCGGGCGCGAGCGTAGCCGTGATGTAGAGAGTATCCTGAACGAAGTGGCTGACCTGGTGGCGAAAGGTTATAAGGAGGTGACATTGCTGGGGCAGAACGTCAACTCCTACCGTTTTGAGAAACCGACGGGCGAGACAGTCACTTTCCCGATGTTGCTGCGTACTGTGGCGGAGGCGGCTCCGGGTGTACGTATCCGTTTCACGACCTCCCATCCGAAGGATATGAGCGACGAAACGCTTGAAGTAATCGCACAGGTTCCCAATGTGTGCAAGCATATCCACTTGCCTGTGCAGAGCGGTAGTTCCCGCATTCTGAAGCTGATGAACCGCAAGTATACCCGCGAATGGTATCTGGACCGGGTGGCGGCTATCAAACGTATCATCCCCGACTGTGGACTGACAACGGATATTTTCTCCGGTTTTCATTCCGAGACGGAGGAAGATCACGCCATGTCGCTCTCTTTGATGGAAGAGTGCGGATACGATGCGGCTTTCATGTTTAAATATTCTGAACGTCCGGGGACGTATGCCTCGAAACATCTTGAAGACAATGTGCCCGAAGAGGTGAAAGTGCGTCGCCTCAACGAGATTATCGCCTTGCAGAACCGTCTGTCCGCCGAGTCCAACCAGCGTTGTATCGGAAAGACGTACGAAGTCCTTGTGGAAGGAGTCTCCAAGCGCTCGCGTGACCAGTTGTTCGGCCGTACGGAACAGAACCGTGTCGTAGTGTTCGATCGGGGCACACATCGTGTCGGCGACTTCGTGAACGTACGTATCACGGAAGCTAGTTCGGCTACACTGAAAGGAGTGTGTTGCAACGCTGACCTCTCATAG
- a CDS encoding class I SAM-dependent methyltransferase, producing the protein MEKLSINACPVCGCTHLKRVMTCTDFYASGEQFELYSCDDCSFTFTQGVPVEAEIGKYYETPDYISHTDTRKGAMNNIYHYVRSYMLGRKARLVAREAHRKTGRLLDIGTGTGYFADTMVRRGWKVEAIEKSPQAREFAKAHFNLDVKPEPALKEFAPDSFDVITLWHVMEHLEHLSEVWERLREMLTEKGVLIVAVPNCSSYDAKRYGEYWAAYDVPRHLWHFTPGTIQQLASRHGFIMAARHPMPFDAFYVSMLSEKHRGSSCSFLKGMYAGALAWFNALGRKERSSSMIYVFRKKR; encoded by the coding sequence ATGGAGAAACTCAGTATAAATGCTTGTCCGGTGTGTGGCTGTACGCACTTGAAACGCGTCATGACTTGTACGGATTTTTATGCTTCGGGCGAACAGTTTGAGCTGTATTCGTGTGACGATTGCAGCTTTACGTTCACGCAAGGAGTTCCGGTAGAAGCAGAGATAGGCAAGTATTATGAGACTCCCGATTACATCTCCCACACTGATACGCGCAAGGGCGCGATGAATAATATCTATCATTACGTACGTTCCTATATGCTGGGCCGCAAAGCGCGTCTGGTAGCCAGAGAAGCGCATCGCAAGACGGGACGTTTGCTCGATATAGGTACGGGAACCGGTTACTTTGCCGATACGATGGTACGTCGTGGTTGGAAAGTGGAGGCGATAGAGAAAAGTCCGCAGGCACGTGAATTTGCAAAAGCGCATTTCAATCTGGACGTAAAGCCGGAGCCGGCACTGAAAGAGTTTGCTCCCGATAGCTTTGATGTCATTACCCTTTGGCACGTGATGGAGCATTTGGAACATCTCAGTGAGGTGTGGGAACGACTCCGTGAGATGCTGACGGAAAAAGGAGTATTGATTGTGGCAGTGCCCAACTGTTCTTCGTACGACGCCAAGCGTTATGGCGAATATTGGGCGGCATACGACGTTCCCCGTCACCTTTGGCATTTTACTCCGGGCACTATACAGCAGTTGGCTTCCCGTCACGGTTTTATTATGGCAGCACGCCATCCGATGCCGTTCGATGCGTTTTACGTATCTATGCTGAGCGAGAAACATCGTGGCAGTTCGTGTAGTTTCCTGAAAGGGATGTATGCAGGCGCGCTGGCTTGGTTCAACGCTTTGGGACGAAAGGAACGAAGCAGTTCTATGATTTACGTATTCCGAAAAAAGAGATAA
- a CDS encoding acetyl-CoA hydrolase/transferase family protein: MPLNRISAAEAASLIKHGYNIGLSGFTPAGTAKAVTAELAKIAEAEHAKGNPFQVGIFTGASTGESCDGILSRAKAIRYRAPYTTNADFRKAVNNGEIAYNDIHLSQMAQEVRYGFMGKVNVAIIEACEVTPDGKIYLTAAGGIAPTICRLADRIIIELNSAHSKSGMGLHDVYEPLDPPYRREIPIYKPSDRIGLPYVQVDPKKIVGVVETNWPDEARSFAAADPLTDKIGQNVADFLAADMKRGIIPATFLPLQSGVGNIANAVLGALGRDKTIPPFEMYTEVIQNSVIGLIREGRIKFGSACSLTVTNDCLEGIYNDMDFFRDKLVLRPSEISNSPEVVRRLGVISINTAIEADIYGNVNSTHIGGTKMMNGIGGSGDFTRNAYISIFTCPSVAKEGKISAIVPMVSHLDHSEHSVNIIITEQGVADLRGKSPKERAQAIIENCAHPDYKQLLWDYLKLAGGKAQTPHAIQAALGMHTELAKSGDMKNTNWAEYAK; encoded by the coding sequence ATGCCACTAAATCGTATCTCGGCAGCGGAAGCTGCAAGCCTGATCAAACATGGCTACAACATCGGCCTTAGCGGATTTACTCCCGCCGGAACGGCCAAGGCTGTCACAGCCGAACTCGCAAAAATCGCTGAAGCGGAACACGCGAAAGGAAACCCGTTTCAAGTAGGAATTTTTACAGGTGCATCTACCGGAGAATCTTGTGACGGCATACTATCACGTGCCAAAGCCATCCGTTACCGCGCTCCTTACACTACCAACGCCGATTTCCGCAAGGCTGTGAACAACGGAGAAATTGCCTACAACGACATACATCTTTCACAGATGGCGCAGGAGGTGCGCTACGGATTCATGGGCAAAGTGAACGTTGCCATCATCGAAGCTTGCGAGGTGACTCCGGACGGAAAGATCTACCTGACTGCCGCCGGCGGTATCGCCCCGACCATCTGTCGCCTGGCAGACCGGATTATTATCGAGCTGAACAGTGCGCACAGTAAATCCGGTATGGGACTGCACGACGTATACGAACCTCTGGATCCTCCTTATCGTCGCGAGATTCCGATCTACAAGCCGAGTGACCGCATCGGACTGCCGTACGTGCAGGTAGATCCGAAAAAGATTGTCGGTGTGGTGGAAACCAACTGGCCGGACGAAGCCCGTTCTTTCGCCGCTGCCGATCCGCTGACCGACAAAATCGGGCAGAACGTGGCCGACTTCCTTGCTGCGGATATGAAACGCGGTATCATTCCGGCTACATTCCTTCCGTTGCAGTCGGGCGTGGGAAACATCGCTAACGCCGTACTCGGCGCATTGGGACGCGACAAAACAATTCCCCCTTTCGAAATGTACACTGAGGTGATTCAGAACTCCGTGATCGGTCTGATCCGCGAAGGACGTATCAAGTTCGGCAGCGCCTGCTCACTGACTGTCACTAACGACTGCCTTGAAGGTATTTACAACGATATGGATTTCTTCCGCGACAAGCTGGTGCTCCGTCCGTCGGAAATATCAAACAGCCCCGAAGTGGTTCGCCGTCTCGGTGTAATTTCCATCAATACGGCTATCGAGGCGGATATTTACGGTAACGTGAACTCTACCCACATCGGTGGCACGAAGATGATGAACGGTATCGGCGGCTCGGGCGACTTTACCCGCAACGCTTATATCTCTATCTTCACTTGTCCGTCTGTGGCTAAGGAAGGCAAGATCAGCGCTATCGTCCCGATGGTGTCTCACCTCGACCACAGCGAGCATTCTGTAAATATCATCATCACCGAACAGGGTGTTGCCGACCTTCGTGGCAAGAGTCCGAAAGAACGTGCGCAGGCTATCATCGAGAATTGTGCGCATCCCGACTACAAACAGTTGCTTTGGGATTATCTCAAACTGGCCGGCGGCAAAGCCCAGACTCCACACGCCATCCAAGCTGCACTCGGAATGCACACGGAACTGGCTAAGAGCGGTGATATGAAGAATACGAACTGGGCTGAATACGCAAAATAA